Within the Pangasianodon hypophthalmus isolate fPanHyp1 chromosome 19, fPanHyp1.pri, whole genome shotgun sequence genome, the region AAAAATGAATGGAGCGACACACCAGGAGATATTAGAGGaaaatttaatctcatcatccaagaaactgaatctggggagaagatggacatttcaacaagacaacaaccccaaacatacagccaaatcAACTCAACTGGTTtctaaaaagaagaagaagaaggtgctTGCATGGCCTAGACAATCTCCTGACTTTATTTAAgaaggattttgaaattgtgagtCCATCAGTGGGACCCTTGTAACCTGAAGGTTTGAAGACAATTTGTGGAATGGCCAAAATtaaaccacaatgctgcaaaaagctgATTACTTCTTACTATAAAtgtctcaaagctgtaattgccaaATATGGCTTTGCAACAAACTTTGTTTATATCTTTGtgtatgcttatgaatacatattttcatataagtacaaagtcaaaagccattatgtgtgtaaatatgaagtAGATACAAGTATATTGTATAACAAAAACGTAAATACTTCCACTCACAGTAAAGGGAGAATTATAGGGTGGCTAAAACCGAATCATGTCAAACAATATGTTGTGCATTGTAGTTATTCTGTACTATAATGCTgctagaaaataaaaataaaattaatcatgCTTGTTCATTCCTACTTAAAAAAGAAGTTAGCTGTTGGGAGAGATCATAGGGGTCAAGATAAAGTTTCTCACAACAGCTAGCTTAAAacgtatatatgtgtgtatgggCTCTTAGCGTGGTGTCACACACATGCGGTAGGGTCTGGGTGAATACGTGAAGCCCATCTGGCCCTCCAAGCTCAGCTCTTCTCCAGGACAAGGGGAGAATGTAAAGCACTGGAACAGAGAGGTGAAGAACAGGAAGAGCTCCATACGAGCCAGCTGCTCCCCCAGACATACTCTCCTACCTGCATAACGGATAAATGAGACGTCTTGTGTTTTAAATATCACTATTAACTGTTATTCTTTGTTTGTATTATCCATTTGTCAGACATCTATACAGCATTGCACATTTGCTTTACCTGCTGAAAAGGGCAGGAAAGCATCTTTCTTCAGGAACTGGCCTTGATCATCCAGAAAGTGTCCTGGGTTAAACGTGTCTGGTGTTTCCCACTCGTTCTTGTCATTAAGCACAGATGACAGATTTGTAGTCACAGCTGTACCCTAATGACgtgagaggaaaaaacatcACTTGTTAAATTGTATTTGTGTATACataattatgattttatttggtGATTAAGGTCAAACCTTTGGTATGAAGAATCCACCCAGGACAGTATCTTTACAGGCCATCTTGGGGAAACCCAGAGGCACAATGTTGCCCACCCTTTGAATCTCATGAATAACAGCTTCAGTGTAGGGCATGTTGGGTTTGTCGGCCATGCTGGCCTGGCGTGACTGTCCAATCACTTTGTCTATCTCTGCCTGCACCTTTTCTGGAAAAATAAGACAATAGTCCTAATTTAAAACATAGCTGTGCAGCAAATTGAATGTAGGACTGTATCTAGTTTTCAGACTCAACAGACTCTTTCTCCATGTTCATCTGTAAGTACTGACTTATGATGTTTATGAATTGGTAAATGCATGTGCTCACTCTGTATCTCAGGGTACTTCATCATGAAGAGAAAACCCCAGCGCATTGTAGTGGCTGTGCTTTCTGTCCCTGCTTCAAACAAGTCCAGCATTGCGATCAGTAATGTCTCGACGTTAAATCCAGCATTAGGATCACTCTTTTTCTAAATTATTCCAAAAGAGAAGTGTTAAACTTTGTGCATGACTGGTTCCtcacctttttttgtttttttttgcaattcaGGCCCACAGACTATTCCAGAGATGATTTGCTAACATCTTAAACAAACCTTCTCCATTTCTAGAAGGAAACTGTCGATGTAGTCCCGAGGATTTGAGGGATCCCAGTTCTCcttgtgttttcttatttcttcttctaAGAACGCTAATATTTTTGCGTAGTTGGCAAAAATCTTCCGATGAGGGCCAGGAAGGTAATCAAAGAGGCGAGGGAAGGCATTATACAACTACCAGATGCCACAGaggacacaaaaataaaacagtggtgAATCTATTTGTAAATATCTCACATAATGAAACATCACACAATAAGTTGGTCACAAACAAGAATTCCAAATGTGATATTCCTTAATAATATAATCCAGAAAATCATCAAACTGTGAATAAAAATTGTTTGATTTGCTCTAAGAGCAGAATTTCTGTCTACTGACCTGAGCTTGGGTAGAACCTCCCAGAAGGATAGCTTCAGCATCCAAACGCAAGATGTTCAGGAAATTCTCATCGTGGTATTCAAAGCGATGGCCGAAAACTAGTGCAGAGATGATGTTTGAGACTGCGTTGTTCAGGAAAAACTGAGGATCAAAAGGACCTAAATGGGCACAAAAATATGACTtgtacattacatacataattTTGTTGTGTACTGTATGTCTATTTAAAATCTCTTCTAAACATCAACAACATTTTGTAACAAAAAGTCCTGAACCGAAGTACTTTATATTTCTTAGTTAATGAGGAAACCTGCTTTAGCCAAGAAACCTCCCCAAGAATCTCCTGAATAATAACTTTCGGAGTGGCCACTTACCCTTTTCTGCTTTGAAAGCTTCACACAGAAAGATGCTCTCCTGCTGGATACTCAGCTCTAAGGCCTTCCTCCCTTCACCAAAGTGGCGTAGGTGTGTGACGATAAACTTCCTCTGGTTTTTCCACAGGTACCCATTACTGAGAGCTACACCTTCAGAGCATGGCACAGCAAGCCTCAGttagattatatttatattaaaaaaagattagatgtaatgcatgtaaaatatttcatacagtACCAATCTTGAGTATTAGAAATGCTTGAATGCTATTTAGTTTCTTTATtatagctcttgggtttttcaaCATGACATGTTGGGTTAAATAAACAACCCATTTTGCTAGGCTAAATTAATccagtgtgtgttatattcAATAGTTGCCCAGccacatggttaaaaaaaaaaacaacaaaacaactcatattgtatttttttaacccAGACATTTTTGGAGTGTACAAACTTTATGATATATATATCAAACACCCATTAGGTCATCAAAgtactgttctttttttaaaggaaattatCAGGATAATTTGGTATCAAAGACAATCATTTGtaataatgctgaaaaaaatacagtatttattaactGAGAAAAGTACATGCCCCACcccatatattattattattttacttgcCTAGTCCCTTAAAGATTTTGTGAAAGAGAGGGACAACAGGACGGTCTGCAAAGCTGTCCAGCTGAGTAACGAGAGCCTCCTTCACCATTTTATGTCCAGAGATAAACACAGTTTTCTCACTGCCCCAGCGCAGGCTGAAAACATCTCCGTACTTCTCAGCAAGCTTAGTTTAAATACATACAAGTAATGGAGAAAAGAGTGAAAGGTAGTGGTacagtgaaaaataataaaaaggaaaaaaaaaattaaaagattttgAACCGTtcatatattttacacattttctataCATGTATTACAAAACATGTAAGTTCTTTCATTTCTGGCTATAATtggtaagaaaataaaaatatagttgTTCTACTCAAGACTTtctaatgattaaaaacaaacaaacaaacaaacaaagaaaatgtcaaaatggtCTTTTTAGCCTACCTTGTCTATTGTTTTGAAGTTAAGCTCAGTGAAAATGTTTCCCACAAAAGGTAGGGGCCGTGGTCCTGGAGGAAAATTGGATGGATTTTTATTCCTGATGATATCAAGAAGtagcaggaaaagaaaaaatccTATAAGCCAGCTCTTAAAATCAAGGTATTCCACTAAATTGTATAaaaacattgctgtggtatgtcTGCTCCTGTATGCGAAGGTTTGTGTACTTTGTGTCCTCTTGAACTGTGCCAAACTGTAGCAGAGGGAAGAGATTATATAAGCCGATCTGAAATCCTAGATAtgcttaacaaaaaaaaaaaacaaaagtttcctcttcactgtgttttttccccacttcctTTACTGCTAGGCTTCTTACACAGTatttacacccacacacacacacacagaaaccactttattaggaacactagactaatactgggtagggtctccctttgctctcagaacagcctcaataCTTCATGTCATGGATTCCACAAGTTGTCataaacattcctttgagattctggtccatgttgacatgattgtattacataattgctgcagatgtgtccactgcacattcatgcagccAATCTGGTCTTTTGGATTCAGACCTGGTGACTGCGGAGGCCATTGATGtgcactgaactcactgtcatgttcatggaaccagtctGATATGAGGTGTGCTTTGTGAcgtggtgcattatcatgctggaagtagctaTTATAAGACGGTAAATTGTGGCAATtgtccaaattaggcccaaatttgacccgatggtggcgctagagagttggcaacacttggcccaaatttcgtcaaaatgttccttagaccctccccagtcagtgtgccaaatttcacaacttttttcCAGCTGTTGGGACAGATCATAGGGGCAAGATAAAGTTTCTCACAACAGCTAGCTTAAAAcgtatgtatctgtgtatggGCTCTTAGCGTGGTGTCACACACATGCGGTAGGGTCTGGGTGAATACGTGAAGCCCATCTGGCCCTCCAAGCTCAGCTCTTCTCCAGGACAAGGGGAGAATGTAAAGCACTGGAACAGAGAGGTGAAGAACAGGAAGAGCTCCATACGAGCCAGCTGCTCCCCCAGACATACTCTCCTACCTGCATAACGGATAAATGAGACGTCTTGTGTTTTAAATATCACGACTAACTGTTATTCTTTGTTTGTATTATCCATTTGTCAGACATCTATacatcatgctggaagtagctaTTATAAGACGGTAAATTGTGGCAATtgtccaaattaggcccaaatttgacccgatggtggcgctagagaGTTGGCAACACTTGGCTCAAATTtcgtcagaatgttccttagaccctccccagtcagtgtgccaaatttcacaacttttttcCAGACATTTCTATGGGGCTGCCCtaggcagaagaagaagatttaaaaaaaaaattaaataaaaattcttttatttcattttatttcattttattttgttttatatagtgTTTCCCCCCCAGGGTGAAGTGCagaggtgggagcatcatgatattgGGTATTGCATGATATGGGGCACTGCAAACGGTACTGAAGCATTACATGTCATCAGAGTAAAAATGAATGGAGCGACACACCAGGAGATATTAGAGGaaaatttaatctcatcatccaagaaactgaatctggggagaagatggacatttcaacaagacaacaaccccaaacatacagccaaattAACTCAACTGGTTtctaaaaagaagaagaaggtgctTGCATGGCCTAGACAATCTCCTGACTTTATTTAAgaaggattttgaaattgtgagtCCATCAGTGGGACCCTTGTAACCTGAAAGTTTGAAGACAATTTGTGGAATGGCCAAAATtaaaccacaatgctgcaaaaagctgATTACTTCTTACTATAAAtgtctcaaagctgtaattgccaaATATGGCTTTGCAACAAACTTTGTTTATATCTTTGtgtatgcttatgaatacatattttcatataagtacaaagtcaaaagccattatgtgtgtaaatatgaagtAGATACAAGTATATTGTATAACAAAAACGTAAATATTTCCCCTCACAGTAAAGGGAGAATTATAGGGTGGCTAAAACCGAATCATGTCAAACAATATGTTGTGCATTGTAGTTATTCTGTACTATAATGCTGCtagaaaccaaaataaaattaatcatgCTTGTTCATTCCTACTTAAAAAAGAAGTTAGCTGTTGGGAGAGATCATAGGGGC harbors:
- the LOC117599730 gene encoding cytochrome P450 2J2-like; the protein is MELFLFFTSLFQCFTFSPCPGEELSLEGQMGFTYSPRPYRILAQFKRTQSTQTFAYRSRHTTAMFLYNLVEYLDFKSWLIGFFLFLLLLDIIRNKNPSNFPPGPRPLPFVGNIFTELNFKTIDKLAEKYGDVFSLRWGSEKTVFISGHKMVKEALVTQLDSFADRPVVPLFHKIFKGLGVALSNGYLWKNQRKFIVTHLRHFGEGRKALELSIQQESIFLCEAFKAEKGPFDPQFFLNNAVSNIISALVFGHRFEYHDENFLNILRLDAEAILLGGSTQAQLYNAFPRLFDYLPGPHRKIFANYAKILAFLEEEIRKHKENWDPSNPRDYIDSFLLEMEKKKSDPNAGFNVETLLIAMLDLFEAGTESTATTMRWGFLFMMKYPEIQKKVQAEIDKVIGQSRQASMADKPNMPYTEAVIHEIQRVGNIVPLGFPKMACKDTVLGGFFIPKGTAVTTNLSSVLNDKNEWETPDTFNPGHFLDDQGQFLKKDAFLPFSAGRRVCLGEQLARMELFLFFTSLFQCFTFSPCPGEELSLEGQMGFTYSPRPYRMCVTPR